One window of the Rhizobiaceae bacterium genome contains the following:
- a CDS encoding glycosyltransferase family 4 protein, with amino-acid sequence MRALIYNWVQFDVAGEGGGISVYLRQTIPALVERHGWQVTVLSSGHAYDAFNRRCRHRRTRNALEQLGVRSFEIVNSPVKAPAHDSFSLIDACLDDRTVASAFVAMMQETGPYDIVVLHNVEGISTLTLEWIKQHTGAALVLFLHNYHLVCPQIELLRDFRDHCENDHEGRDCVGCFGHVVDARKAKMARAVIDVMDRTRVSGTVAERIVRSTAAHGYGWTRDVAGSLRDMARRKAPGNLAPRWRRSMDALDRKSVGIELWSRAFSRWRPENAARVNAYADAVITVSDRERDQLAARGIAAALMTTVHPGFDFHVMAAERRRRYEAKKRNDGTLRLGFLGYAIPSKGLELLIEALADAGPWAREMELWIVCRHDERLHRRLARLGDRLAAIRWIDGYSREELPEILAGIDLGIIPSICFETYSITAYEFTMAGVPVVMSDSVGFEELVDKPDFRFRRGDRAALRDTLQRLVADRRRIAEYWEGADRIPSLDDHLARFLAVVETARSRAGQDASA; translated from the coding sequence ATGCGCGCCCTGATCTACAACTGGGTGCAATTCGACGTCGCCGGCGAAGGCGGCGGCATCAGCGTCTATCTGCGTCAGACGATCCCGGCGCTGGTCGAGCGCCACGGCTGGCAGGTGACCGTGCTCAGCTCCGGCCACGCCTACGATGCCTTCAACCGCCGCTGCCGCCATCGGCGGACGCGCAACGCGCTCGAACAGCTCGGCGTGCGCAGCTTCGAGATCGTCAACAGCCCGGTGAAGGCGCCGGCGCACGACTCCTTCAGCCTCATCGACGCCTGCCTCGACGATCGGACGGTGGCGTCCGCATTCGTCGCCATGATGCAGGAGACCGGCCCCTACGACATCGTCGTGCTGCACAATGTCGAGGGCATCAGCACGCTCACGCTGGAATGGATCAAGCAACATACCGGCGCGGCGCTGGTGCTCTTCCTGCACAATTATCACCTGGTCTGCCCGCAGATCGAATTGTTGCGCGATTTCCGCGATCATTGCGAGAACGACCACGAGGGACGCGACTGCGTCGGCTGCTTCGGCCATGTCGTCGACGCGCGCAAGGCGAAGATGGCGCGGGCGGTGATCGACGTCATGGACCGGACCCGCGTCAGCGGCACGGTCGCCGAACGTATCGTCCGCTCGACCGCGGCGCATGGCTACGGCTGGACGAGGGACGTCGCCGGCTCGTTGCGGGATATGGCGCGGCGGAAGGCGCCAGGCAACTTGGCTCCCCGCTGGCGTCGGTCGATGGATGCGCTCGACCGGAAAAGCGTCGGCATCGAGCTCTGGTCGCGCGCTTTCAGTCGCTGGCGGCCGGAAAACGCCGCCCGCGTCAACGCCTATGCGGATGCCGTCATCACCGTTTCCGACCGTGAGCGGGATCAGCTTGCCGCGCGGGGGATCGCTGCCGCGCTGATGACGACCGTCCACCCCGGCTTCGATTTCCATGTCATGGCGGCCGAGCGTCGGCGGCGCTACGAGGCGAAGAAGCGGAATGACGGTACGTTGCGGCTCGGCTTTCTCGGATACGCCATTCCGTCCAAAGGTCTGGAACTGCTGATCGAAGCGCTGGCGGATGCCGGCCCGTGGGCGCGCGAGATGGAACTCTGGATCGTCTGCCGGCACGACGAACGTCTTCACCGGCGGCTCGCGCGCCTTGGCGACCGTCTGGCCGCCATACGATGGATCGACGGATACAGCCGCGAAGAACTGCCGGAAATCCTGGCCGGGATCGATCTCGGCATCATTCCGTCGATCTGCTTCGAGACCTACAGCATCACCGCCTACGAGTTCACCATGGCCGGCGTGCCGGTCGTGATGTCGGACAGCGTCGGTTTCGAGGAACTGGTCGACAAGCCGGATTTCCGCTTCCGCCGTGGCGACAGGGCAGCGCTTCGAGATACGCTCCAACGTCTCGTCGCGGATCGCCGGCGGATCGCCGAATACTGGGAGGGGGCCGACCGCATCCCGTCGCTGGACGACCATCTCGCGCGCTTTCTGGCCGTGGTGGAAACCGCGCGGAGCCGCGCCGGGCAGGACGCGTCGGCATGA
- the glf gene encoding UDP-galactopyranose mutase, with amino-acid sequence MTPDLVVVGCGFFGATIAERAACGLGLKVLVLERRSHIGGNAYSEIDGETGIEVHRYGPHLFHTSNTAVWDYLRRFTAFTSYRHAVFATHRGAIYPMPINLDTICRFFGRTMTPAEARALLREQTAELGGRRPANLEEKAISLVGRPLYEALIRDYTWKQWQTDPRALPEHIINRLPLRFTFENRYFDDTHEGLPADGYTKMFGRMLDHPGIEVRLGADYLEMRGALPAQIPVVYTGPIDRFFDGSAGKLRWRTVDFARKVVGTPDFQGCAVMNFSDRDVPFTRSVEYRHLHPERRYTSDRTVVVREFPREAGAGDESFYPVGSAEDRETYARYRTMAAEVPNVIFGGRLGTYRYIDMHQAVASALKVYERDLAPYFRSGRRSPLKKQDGGM; translated from the coding sequence ATGACGCCCGATCTCGTCGTCGTCGGTTGCGGCTTTTTCGGCGCAACCATCGCCGAACGCGCGGCATGCGGGCTCGGCCTGAAGGTGCTTGTGCTGGAGCGGCGGTCCCATATCGGCGGCAACGCCTATTCCGAGATCGACGGGGAGACCGGCATCGAGGTGCACCGCTACGGGCCGCACCTGTTCCACACGTCGAATACGGCGGTGTGGGACTATCTTCGGCGTTTCACCGCCTTCACATCCTATCGCCACGCGGTGTTCGCGACGCATCGCGGCGCCATCTATCCGATGCCGATCAATCTCGACACGATCTGCCGCTTCTTCGGCCGGACGATGACGCCCGCCGAGGCGCGGGCGCTGCTGCGGGAACAGACGGCGGAACTCGGCGGCAGGCGGCCTGCAAATCTCGAAGAAAAGGCGATCTCCCTCGTCGGGAGACCGCTCTATGAAGCCTTGATCCGCGACTATACGTGGAAGCAGTGGCAAACGGACCCGCGCGCCTTGCCCGAACACATCATCAACCGGCTACCGCTGCGCTTCACCTTCGAGAACCGCTACTTCGATGACACCCACGAAGGATTGCCGGCGGACGGCTACACGAAAATGTTCGGGAGGATGCTGGACCATCCTGGCATCGAGGTGAGGCTCGGCGCGGATTATCTCGAAATGCGCGGCGCGCTCCCTGCCCAGATTCCCGTCGTCTATACCGGGCCGATCGACCGCTTCTTCGACGGCTCGGCGGGAAAGCTCAGATGGCGCACCGTCGACTTCGCGCGGAAGGTCGTGGGCACGCCTGACTTCCAGGGCTGCGCGGTGATGAATTTTTCGGATCGCGACGTGCCGTTCACGCGGTCGGTCGAATACCGGCACCTGCATCCCGAACGGCGCTACACGTCGGACCGGACGGTGGTGGTGCGCGAATTTCCGCGCGAGGCCGGTGCAGGCGACGAGTCATTCTATCCGGTCGGAAGCGCGGAAGATCGTGAAACCTATGCGCGTTACCGCACGATGGCCGCCGAAGTGCCTAACGTCATCTTCGGCGGCCGGCTCGGCACCTATCGCTACATCGACATGCATCAGGCCGTGGCGAGCGCGCTCAAGGTCTACGAGCGCGACCTGGCGCCGTATTTCCGGAGCGGGAGGCGCTCGCCGCTCAAGAAACAGGACGGCGGCATGTAA
- the aztC gene encoding zinc ABC transporter substrate-binding protein AztC: MLKTLAFAAFASVLSLTAATAAEPLKVVASFSIIGDLAKNVGGDRVEITTLVGPNGDAHVYEPRPADAAALSSAAIVLVNGAQFEGFLPRLVEASGSKAPVVEVSKGIELLKSEEEHHHGEEAHEGGHDDAHDEKEAGAGHDHGHHHGAFDPHAWQSVANAQIYVTNIATAFCAADAAGCDAYKANADAYNQKLASLDAEIRADVAAIPADKRTIITSHDAFGYFEHAYGLKFIAPEGVSTDAEASAADVAALIRQVREDKAAAIFVENITNANLINQIASETGLKVGGELFSDALSDENGPAATYVDMMRHNIETIRGAILGS; this comes from the coding sequence ATGCTGAAGACCCTTGCCTTTGCCGCCTTTGCCAGCGTCCTGAGCCTGACCGCAGCGACGGCCGCCGAACCGCTCAAGGTCGTGGCGAGCTTCTCGATCATCGGCGACCTTGCCAAAAATGTCGGCGGCGACCGCGTCGAGATCACTACGCTGGTCGGGCCGAACGGCGACGCCCATGTCTATGAGCCGCGCCCGGCGGATGCCGCCGCGCTGTCGTCCGCCGCGATCGTGCTCGTCAACGGCGCGCAGTTCGAAGGTTTCCTGCCGCGCCTTGTCGAGGCGAGCGGCAGCAAGGCGCCGGTCGTCGAGGTGAGCAAGGGTATAGAGCTTCTCAAATCCGAGGAGGAACATCATCATGGCGAGGAAGCCCATGAAGGCGGCCATGACGATGCGCATGACGAGAAGGAGGCCGGGGCCGGACACGATCACGGCCATCATCACGGGGCCTTCGATCCGCATGCGTGGCAATCGGTCGCCAACGCGCAGATCTACGTGACCAACATCGCCACCGCCTTCTGCGCCGCCGATGCGGCCGGATGCGACGCCTACAAGGCCAATGCCGACGCCTACAACCAGAAGCTCGCATCGCTCGATGCGGAGATCAGGGCGGATGTCGCCGCGATTCCCGCAGACAAGCGCACCATCATCACCTCGCACGATGCCTTCGGCTATTTCGAGCATGCCTACGGGCTGAAATTCATCGCGCCGGAAGGCGTGTCCACCGACGCCGAGGCTTCGGCGGCGGATGTCGCCGCGCTGATCAGGCAGGTGCGCGAGGACAAGGCGGCGGCAATCTTCGTGGAGAACATCACCAACGCCAATCTGATCAACCAGATCGCCTCCGAAACCGGCCTCAAGGTGGGCGGCGAGCTGTTCTCCGACGCATTGTCGGACGAGAACGGGCCGGCGGCGACCTATGTCGACATGATGCGGCACAATATCGAGACGATCCGCGGCGCGATCCTCGGCAGTTGA
- the aztB gene encoding zinc ABC transporter permease AztB: MIALYDWIVGPFAEFEFMQRALLGSLMLALGACPVGVFLMLRRMSLAGDAMAHAILPGAAVGFLLFGLQVVPMTVGGLVAGVIVALGAGAVSRLTVQKEDASMAAFYLISLALGVMIVSLRGSSVDLMHVLFGTVLALNDDALVLIGGIAVLTLVLLAIFWRALVAECLDPLFLRSVSGLGPPVHFVFLALVVLNLVGGFQALGTLLAVGLMMLPAAAARFWTTRVETMCLLAVAIGMASCVSGLLLSYHAALPSGPAIILSAGVIYLFSILAGARGALAARVRRTSHRTA; this comes from the coding sequence ATGATCGCGCTCTACGACTGGATCGTCGGCCCCTTCGCCGAATTCGAGTTCATGCAGCGCGCGCTGCTCGGCTCGCTGATGCTGGCGCTCGGCGCATGCCCGGTCGGCGTCTTCCTGATGCTACGGCGCATGAGCCTGGCGGGCGACGCCATGGCGCACGCCATCCTTCCGGGTGCGGCGGTCGGTTTCCTGCTGTTCGGATTGCAGGTCGTGCCGATGACAGTCGGCGGGCTCGTGGCCGGCGTCATCGTGGCGCTCGGCGCGGGCGCGGTGTCACGGCTGACGGTGCAGAAGGAGGACGCCTCCATGGCCGCCTTCTACCTCATCTCGCTGGCGCTCGGCGTCATGATCGTGTCGCTGCGCGGATCGAGCGTCGACCTGATGCATGTGCTGTTCGGAACGGTGCTTGCCCTTAACGACGACGCGCTTGTGCTGATCGGCGGGATCGCGGTGCTTACCCTCGTGCTGCTGGCGATCTTCTGGCGCGCGCTGGTGGCCGAATGCCTCGATCCGCTCTTCCTGCGCTCGGTCTCCGGTCTCGGTCCGCCGGTGCATTTTGTCTTTCTGGCTCTGGTAGTGCTCAATCTCGTCGGCGGCTTCCAGGCGCTGGGCACGCTGCTCGCCGTCGGCCTGATGATGCTGCCCGCCGCCGCCGCCCGTTTCTGGACGACGCGCGTCGAGACCATGTGCCTGCTGGCGGTGGCCATAGGCATGGCGTCCTGCGTGTCCGGCCTGCTGCTGTCGTACCATGCCGCTTTGCCGTCCGGTCCGGCGATCATCCTGTCGGCCGGCGTGATCTACCTGTTCTCCATCCTTGCCGGGGCTCGCGGCGCGCTCGCCGCGCGCGTCCGGCGCACCTCCCACAGAACCGCATGA
- a CDS encoding metal ABC transporter ATP-binding protein produces MTDAAVTFRDLTLGYNSHPAVHHLNGPVKRGSLTAVVGANGSGKSTLMKGIVGILKPMSGSCAVTRGLRIAYLPQQSELDRSFPARVVDLVSLGLWPRRGLLGRHRPEDRRAVGEAISAVGLEGFEKRPLDTLSGGQLQRALFARVLVQDADLILLDEPFNAVDARTVGDLVALIKRWHGEKRTILVVVHDLDLVRENFPEALLLARGPVAWGDARAALAPANLLKARQFHEAWDDNAPWCAPDDHHDHEHGGHDHAHDGSHSHGHDNAGYRAGAAS; encoded by the coding sequence ATGACCGATGCCGCAGTGACATTCCGCGATTTGACGCTCGGCTACAACAGCCATCCGGCGGTTCACCACCTCAACGGCCCGGTGAAGCGCGGCTCGCTGACCGCCGTGGTCGGCGCCAACGGGTCCGGCAAATCGACGCTGATGAAAGGCATCGTCGGCATATTGAAGCCGATGTCCGGTTCCTGCGCGGTGACTCGCGGCCTGCGCATCGCCTATCTGCCGCAGCAATCGGAACTCGACCGGTCGTTTCCGGCGCGCGTCGTCGACCTCGTCTCGCTGGGATTGTGGCCGCGGCGCGGGCTGCTCGGTCGTCACCGGCCGGAAGACCGGCGCGCCGTCGGGGAGGCGATTTCCGCCGTCGGCCTCGAAGGCTTCGAGAAACGCCCGCTGGACACGTTGTCGGGTGGCCAGTTGCAGCGCGCGCTGTTCGCCCGCGTGCTGGTGCAGGACGCGGACCTGATCCTGCTCGACGAGCCCTTCAACGCCGTCGACGCCAGAACGGTGGGCGACCTCGTCGCTCTCATCAAGCGCTGGCACGGCGAGAAGCGCACCATTCTGGTCGTGGTGCACGACCTCGACCTCGTCCGCGAGAACTTTCCCGAAGCGCTGCTTCTGGCGCGGGGACCGGTGGCGTGGGGGGACGCGCGAGCGGCGCTCGCTCCGGCCAATCTGCTCAAGGCGCGGCAGTTCCACGAGGCTTGGGACGACAATGCGCCGTGGTGCGCTCCTGACGATCATCACGATCACGAGCATGGCGGTCACGATCATGCGCATGACGGATCGCATTCCCACGGGCACGACAACGCGGGATACCGGGCGGGCGCTGCGTCATGA
- a CDS encoding transcriptional repressor encodes MGETRELTRNQALVLGALSRTEGPLSAYALLDQLREHGFRAPLQVYRALDKLVELGLVHRLESINSFVACAHPHDHSHGLIAFAICDRCGGVDEFSDAVVEERLRGWSRDHAFHLEKTTIEMRGTCANCGTH; translated from the coding sequence ATGGGCGAAACACGCGAACTCACCAGAAACCAAGCTCTCGTCCTCGGCGCGCTGTCCCGCACCGAGGGTCCGCTCAGCGCCTATGCGCTGCTCGACCAGTTGCGCGAGCATGGCTTCCGCGCGCCGTTGCAGGTCTACCGGGCGCTCGACAAGCTGGTCGAACTGGGGCTGGTGCACCGGCTGGAGAGCATCAATTCCTTCGTCGCCTGCGCCCATCCTCACGACCATTCGCATGGCCTCATCGCCTTTGCGATCTGCGACCGCTGCGGCGGCGTCGACGAATTTTCCGATGCAGTGGTCGAGGAGAGACTCAGGGGATGGTCGCGAGACCATGCCTTTCATCTGGAGAAGACGACGATCGAGATGCGCGGCACCTGCGCCAATTGCGGCACGCACTGA
- a CDS encoding ROK family transcriptional regulator has translation MSMPQAVRHINETRALEALFRGGPMSRAELARRLGLTRSTASSIVADLVGAGLVAEDTNEPQDRGSRTGRPGTDLRLNTHHAVFIGADIGVGHETVIAIGLDASVIARETRMLEMRSMTPPAIVDALVDLVRTVMDRLPAPDAVRGMSVILPGLLTRDGRLMRAPILGWYDVPVLEMLRERLPELPAIVLENDGNAFAVAELYRGGEAAPREALYMFLDAGVGGGLVSSGRILRGHHGYAGEIGHIYAGEGGFAALATVPGSLESFVGRDAVLARHRFHGGTAASFEEFLRAVEGGDASALSTVADWGAFLGRGLATLTSVLNPETIVLGGPVASLFAYATEQVEASLRRHLLPNHPLPRLEQSTLGIEGPAIGAASMLHQSMFSIDEELVFRGRTFEASP, from the coding sequence ATGTCGATGCCGCAAGCCGTCCGGCACATCAACGAGACGCGCGCACTGGAAGCGCTGTTCCGCGGCGGCCCGATGAGCCGCGCGGAGCTCGCGCGGCGTCTCGGCCTCACCCGCTCCACGGCGAGCAGCATCGTTGCCGATCTGGTCGGCGCCGGGCTGGTCGCGGAAGACACGAATGAGCCGCAGGACCGCGGCAGCCGCACGGGGCGACCCGGGACGGATTTGCGCCTCAACACGCATCACGCCGTCTTCATCGGCGCGGATATCGGCGTCGGCCATGAGACCGTCATCGCCATCGGCCTCGACGCCTCCGTCATCGCCCGCGAGACGCGGATGCTGGAGATGCGAAGCATGACGCCGCCAGCCATCGTTGACGCGCTAGTGGATCTGGTGCGGACGGTGATGGACAGGCTCCCTGCCCCCGACGCCGTGCGCGGCATGAGCGTGATCCTGCCCGGCCTGCTCACGCGCGACGGCAGGCTGATGCGGGCGCCGATCCTCGGCTGGTACGACGTGCCGGTGCTGGAAATGCTGCGCGAGCGGCTCCCGGAACTGCCGGCGATCGTGCTCGAAAACGACGGCAACGCCTTCGCCGTGGCCGAGCTTTATCGCGGCGGCGAGGCCGCGCCCCGGGAAGCGCTCTACATGTTCCTCGATGCCGGCGTCGGCGGCGGGCTGGTGAGCAGCGGCCGCATCCTGCGCGGCCATCACGGCTATGCCGGCGAGATCGGCCACATCTATGCCGGCGAGGGCGGCTTTGCGGCGCTCGCCACCGTTCCCGGTTCGCTCGAAAGCTTCGTCGGGCGCGACGCCGTGCTGGCCCGCCACCGCTTCCATGGTGGAACAGCGGCCAGCTTCGAGGAGTTTCTGAGAGCCGTCGAGGGCGGCGACGCCTCGGCGCTCTCCACCGTCGCCGACTGGGGCGCGTTTCTCGGGCGCGGACTGGCGACGCTCACCAGCGTCCTCAATCCGGAAACCATCGTCCTCGGCGGTCCGGTCGCATCCCTGTTCGCCTACGCCACGGAACAGGTCGAGGCTTCGCTGCGGCGGCATCTCCTGCCGAACCATCCCCTGCCGCGACTGGAACAGTCGACGCTCGGCATCGAGGGACCGGCGATCGGCGCGGCCTCGATGCTCCACCAGAGCATGTTCTCGATCGACGAGGAACTGGTCTTCAGGGGGCGGACGTTCGAGGCCTCGCCATAA
- a CDS encoding ATP-binding cassette domain-containing protein, with translation MSESSAAGPLLEVRHLSKNFGAVQALKELSMSVHAGEVVALAGDNGAGKTTLIKAISGVYKPSGGEILLKGEPVSFSTPQEARDQGIETIYQDLALADNLSIGANIFLGREPMRKLFGFLPVLDRRRMAEAAKQTMSLLDFHVSRLDAPVSNFSGGQRQAVAIGRAVFWNAQILIMDEPTAALGVPEQRKVIQLIHQLKAQGRGVIFISHNLQDIFAVSDRIVVLRRGVLAGERRIAETNHDEVVKLMVGG, from the coding sequence ATGAGTGAGTCGAGCGCCGCCGGGCCGCTGCTCGAAGTGCGGCACCTGTCGAAGAATTTCGGCGCCGTGCAGGCGCTGAAGGAACTGTCGATGTCCGTCCATGCCGGCGAGGTCGTCGCGCTCGCGGGCGACAACGGCGCCGGCAAGACGACGCTGATCAAGGCGATCTCGGGCGTCTACAAGCCGTCCGGCGGCGAAATCCTTCTGAAGGGCGAGCCCGTTTCGTTCTCGACGCCGCAGGAGGCGCGGGATCAGGGAATCGAGACGATCTATCAGGATCTCGCGCTGGCCGACAATCTGTCGATCGGCGCCAACATCTTCCTCGGCCGCGAGCCGATGCGGAAGCTCTTCGGCTTCCTGCCCGTGCTCGACCGCCGCAGGATGGCCGAGGCCGCGAAGCAGACGATGAGCCTGCTCGACTTCCATGTCAGCCGTCTCGATGCGCCGGTCAGCAATTTTTCGGGCGGCCAGCGGCAGGCGGTCGCCATCGGCCGGGCCGTGTTCTGGAACGCGCAGATCCTGATCATGGATGAGCCGACCGCCGCGCTCGGCGTGCCCGAGCAGCGCAAGGTCATCCAGCTCATCCACCAGCTCAAGGCGCAGGGCCGGGGTGTCATCTTCATCTCGCACAATCTGCAGGACATCTTCGCCGTGTCCGACCGGATCGTCGTGCTGCGGCGCGGCGTTCTCGCCGGCGAGCGCCGCATCGCCGAGACCAATCATGACGAGGTCGTCAAGCTGATGGTGGGCGGCTGA
- a CDS encoding ribose ABC transporter — translation MTSDTQAPDSGHVAPQADHADRAKTIIQRIADLRAWLFLAGLVVGFEIWARISFGGTFILNPFNLQSIAIFAVAPLLLAMGQTFVIISGGIDLSLGFIMGLAAVVAAHVINWASPGMPLPLAVLLGALVAVAMAAIPGIVNGLLVSRLRVPPFIGTLGMFGVARGVAFLLAGGTVVPISGNSFFSTLGNGRVLGIPYIVLITAAVVLILHYLLSQTRFGQHNYAIGANVQAARRAGIDIKAHQLRLYILSAVCAGVAGVLYSARFNAGAAQAGEPLLLDCVAAVVIGGASLFGGSGTILGTVAGAFVIAVIQYGLVFVNVEPFWQFISVGVVIIISVLIDQAQRRFSGGRVDE, via the coding sequence ATGACTTCAGACACGCAGGCCCCGGATAGCGGGCATGTCGCGCCTCAGGCCGATCATGCCGACCGCGCCAAGACCATCATCCAGCGCATCGCCGATCTCAGGGCCTGGCTGTTCCTCGCCGGCCTGGTCGTCGGCTTCGAGATATGGGCGCGCATCTCCTTCGGCGGCACCTTCATCCTGAACCCGTTCAACCTGCAGTCGATCGCCATCTTCGCCGTGGCGCCGCTGCTGCTCGCCATGGGCCAGACCTTCGTCATCATTTCCGGCGGCATCGACCTGTCGCTCGGCTTCATCATGGGACTGGCGGCGGTCGTCGCGGCCCATGTCATCAACTGGGCGAGCCCCGGCATGCCCCTGCCGCTGGCCGTGCTCTTGGGCGCTCTCGTTGCGGTCGCGATGGCGGCGATTCCCGGCATCGTCAACGGCCTGCTCGTCTCGCGCCTACGCGTCCCGCCCTTCATCGGCACGCTCGGCATGTTCGGCGTGGCGCGCGGCGTCGCCTTCCTGCTGGCCGGCGGCACGGTGGTGCCGATCAGCGGCAACAGCTTCTTCTCGACGCTCGGCAACGGCCGCGTGCTCGGCATCCCCTATATCGTGCTGATCACCGCCGCGGTCGTGCTCATCCTGCACTACCTGCTCAGCCAGACGCGCTTCGGCCAGCACAACTACGCCATTGGCGCGAACGTGCAGGCGGCGCGGCGGGCCGGCATAGACATCAAGGCCCACCAGCTTCGCCTCTACATCCTCTCGGCGGTCTGCGCGGGCGTCGCCGGCGTGCTCTATTCGGCCCGCTTCAATGCCGGCGCCGCACAGGCCGGCGAACCCCTGCTGCTCGACTGCGTGGCGGCCGTGGTGATCGGCGGCGCGAGCCTGTTCGGCGGTTCCGGCACCATCCTCGGCACCGTGGCCGGAGCCTTCGTCATCGCCGTGATCCAGTACGGGCTGGTCTTCGTCAACGTGGAACCGTTCTGGCAGTTCATCAGCGTCGGCGTGGTCATCATCATCTCCGTGCTGATCGACCAGGCGCAGCGCCGCTTCTCGGGAGGCCGCGTCGATGAGTGA
- a CDS encoding ABC transporter substrate-binding protein produces MRKFVTAIAALAIGAAAMVTGAVAQDKKYTVALIPGLTTDAFYITMRKGAQAAADALGVELVFQGGPEFNPTVQVPVLDAVIARKPDAILIAPTDTNQLVAPLTKAKDAGIPVITVDTFIGNGKYQTGAGDADFPLSYIASDNVLGGRMAARALANAIGGEGKVFVSNVKPGISTTDQREEGFKLEMKENFPKVEVLETQFNENDANKAASLLQAVFARNSDLKGVFGANLFSAIGSANGVQQAGQTGTIKVVAFDAPASIVDSINTGLVDVAIAQHPAEIGYYGVVSAYAHLTGQSIPTLIGTGFTVIDKSNVGDPNVAKYIYSE; encoded by the coding sequence ATGAGGAAGTTCGTTACCGCAATCGCCGCGCTCGCCATCGGCGCGGCCGCGATGGTCACCGGCGCCGTGGCGCAGGACAAGAAATACACCGTTGCCCTGATCCCGGGCCTGACCACCGACGCCTTCTACATCACCATGCGCAAGGGCGCGCAGGCGGCCGCCGACGCGCTTGGCGTCGAGCTTGTCTTCCAGGGCGGCCCCGAGTTCAACCCGACTGTGCAGGTGCCGGTGCTCGACGCCGTGATCGCCCGCAAGCCGGATGCGATCCTGATCGCGCCCACCGACACGAACCAGCTCGTCGCGCCGCTGACGAAGGCAAAGGACGCCGGCATCCCGGTCATCACCGTCGACACCTTCATCGGCAACGGCAAATACCAGACCGGAGCCGGCGACGCCGACTTCCCGCTCTCCTATATCGCTTCCGACAACGTGCTCGGCGGCCGCATGGCGGCGCGGGCGCTGGCCAACGCCATCGGCGGCGAGGGCAAGGTGTTCGTCTCCAACGTCAAGCCGGGCATCTCCACCACCGATCAGCGCGAGGAAGGCTTCAAACTCGAGATGAAGGAGAACTTCCCCAAGGTCGAGGTCCTGGAGACGCAGTTCAACGAGAACGACGCCAACAAGGCGGCCTCGCTGCTGCAGGCCGTGTTCGCCCGCAATTCGGATTTGAAGGGCGTGTTCGGCGCGAACCTGTTCTCGGCCATCGGGTCGGCCAACGGTGTGCAGCAGGCGGGCCAGACAGGCACCATCAAGGTCGTCGCATTCGACGCGCCCGCCTCGATCGTCGACAGCATCAACACGGGTCTCGTCGACGTGGCGATCGCCCAGCATCCGGCCGAGATCGGCTATTACGGCGTCGTCTCCGCCTATGCCCACCTGACCGGCCAGTCGATCCCGACGCTGATCGGCACGGGCTTCACCGTGATCGACAAGTCGAATGTCGGCGATCCGAACGTCGCCAAGTACATCTACTCGGAGTAA